The sequence TTCTGACATTTTTAGTGGAAATTATTTCCAGGGGTGACGGACGACACCACAGCAGTATGCTGAAAAGATATCATTTCCGtcaacacatatatatatatgaagatgtttcagaaagaaaaatggTTGTACAACAGTTATAAATGTTGGCAAGTAGCTCGCTTcagcaaaaagaaaattttCAAAGCATCGAATGGGAAGAAATGTGGTTAAATAGTTCAAAAGACTTGTGTAGAGACGTCACATCAATATTCAAATACTATAGCTGATTTAAGATGGAAACAAAGGATTTATTTGTATTGATTAGTTGTGAAAAACCCACCTAGGTTATAGACTACTGGCTTTCCTGTCAATTGTAAATGTGTACATAGTAGAGTGCATTTATAGATTATGTTTACAAGTTATgtgtaaacaaaatatttcagcaaCCTTAATTCTTgctcaagcaaaaaaaaaaaaaatcatattttgtcGCTTGTTTCAATAGATCAAGCACCTTGTGCACTTTAGTAAATTCTATTGTAGTTTTCaataatttaacacatttgtgGATAAAACTGTGTTCACTCGAGGAAGAGCTGATACGTTTTCCTGTTATTTTCCATAAGGGAGTTAAGAGAACATTCTCCACAATATGTTTGATCACAATATTTCGTATTGGATCACAGTAATGATGATATACCCTCCCACAGTTAAAATAAGAAGTATATTGTGGGATAGATAAATCAGTCCAAGCTGTGAATCTGTAGCTGTTGCcttataaaaatattcacaacacacacactgaatgttaTGGCAGTTAAACTCCTGTAAGATTTTCCAAAGTTCATAATATATTCAAAGAaaaagttttcatttcaaaattttgaatgtaaatatataattgtATTGCTTTCTGAAGCTGCTGTCCTGCCATGCTGAATCTGTGCCTTTCCCTTACAATgtcttattttatatttttactctcCAGATTTGGTGGCTAGATCAGACTCTGTATATCaaatttttgagaaaaataaatgcaaatgtaaatattgcGGCTCTTTTGTCATCTTTACTGCTtcaccaagtgtttttttttcttgcagaaaTACTTACATAGAGTCAtgattgcatttaaaaaaaaaaaaaaaaatcaaatacattagatttttattttacaaatgatCACTTtatcaacataaataaacaggaCGATCTGTGTGTCATTTCATCGCTGTCACTGGCATTCTGTTTGTGTTGAAGGCCACTGTAGATTTAACATCATTTTCTGTCTGAGGTTTAGAAATATTCTCCTCATATTGGATGCACAACAGAAGAGATGATCGGACTGCACTGGCTGGCAATTTGTTAGGTAATGGTAGTAATTACTCTACAGTCTGGGGCCTTTTGGGCAGCATGTAAGGTCATGTTGAGGTCAGTGGATCTGTCCTTTCCCCTGACAGGTGAGCAAATCAAGACACATCTAGTTTAAAGTCAGCAGCAGAACCACACAATCACCCTACACGAATcgagacaaaaaacaaagtccaGCGCTGTCTCAACATGAAAAAGACAGCAGCCACTCATGGAATATGAATCAGTGGCAGCAGTGTCCACATAAGTCCTTTCTTGGTTAAGTGCAGGACAGACGCATCTCAGTTGGCACCAGTCTTAGGTCCCTGCATTCTTGCACGCTTGGCTTCTTCGTCCATTTCATCCATGATCCGCTCCTGGGAGACTGAGTAAAATGTGTAGCCATCTAATAGGGGAGCAAGTTGTCAAGGCAAACATGTGGAAGTAAGACGTGTACTAGAACAAACATTACAAGACATGACATGCAAGCAGCAAGTCAGCCAGGTGTTTCAGATCAAACCATAACATGACAGGTTCAAAATCCACAAACAATGATAAGTGTAATGTAAGAATGTGGAGAGCATATTTTGATACTCTTTTATAACACCACTACTCACTCCATATATACTCTAAGAATATGGGGAGCAAGTTAAAATACCCTATTATAAACatctttattattgttattacaatAAAGACAGTAAACTTTGCTAATTCTATGTGGTTTCACATACCAGCAACTCCACTCATTACGTATGAGTAAATATATCATGGTACACtacaaatatttcatttgtgAGTGAgaaagcaaatacattttgccaAGTATTCTCACACAGATAGTAGACgtaaatgtatatatgtgtatacagTCTCGACAGCATGTCCGACAGCAAGGTTGCGCGAAAGGCGGAAACAGGAGCCCAAGATTGTTGGTCGTGCGCATGTGTGCGCGTGCGCAGATCCGCTAAGTAGCACACCTACAGATTGAGTGCTTTGCAAATAGTATTCGGTGCTAATTAATAGCCTAAATAAGAAACCgtttcaaacacacaaaattaatgttttacttAGCTAATGCACTAAAACCCTAATtcatattatgtttttcttttttgaaccCCCAGTTATGGTTAGCTATGCCAGAACTTCTCTCTTAGCTGTTAAGCATTCATTGAATGGAGGACAAGTTAGCGTAGCCTTATCTTTCAGTTATTCGAATAATTCACAGCCAATAAAGTCTCAAATGCAACCTGCGAGGATAAATTAGCGTTAGGTGTCATGTTGAGCGATGATAAACACTGTTACCTGATTCAAATGCAGGGAGGTCAGAGTAACTTTAGCGCGCTAAGCTAACGTTTAGTTACATAGTTCACCTTGTGTTGACGTTTGGTAAGGATACAAATTCCCAGAACAAGCGCTCCGATGGCGAGTCCTGTCACGACGTTTCGTGTCCTCagcttctgtgttttcttcttccacTGCTCAAGCTCCACCTGTCTTATGTAGTACATCTGCTCTTTAGAAAGACCCTCTTTGATCGGGTCTATCCTGGTCGCAAAGGGAGCATCGGACTCCTTCGGCGTCTTGTCAGCCATGTCTGCAGCAGTCaatgaggtgtttttttttttttttaaatacaaaactttATTCAACGAAACGATTGTGCATGTTACGTCACGCAGAAAACAAGTATCCTACACAATCTATGAGGTCCGTGCATGAAGTATAATTAATTTGCAGTTGTTCACGTTGTATAATGAAAACTTCCAGATTTCATTGTCTTAAGAAGTACGATACAGATCAGCGCGCTAAAGTGTTCTTGtacaaagaaaattgaaaaaggaAGTCGGGAGCCGGAAACGGAGACAGCTTgccttcaaagtaaaagttgcGCGTTTCGTGTGTTGGCCACAGCTAAATTTAAGGAGAGCtacactaaataaataaacaaatagacTAAATAATGACAATGATTCATAACTTCTTTTACACACCTTGGAGATAAAACCATGTAAAATGTATGCTGTACACATCGACGTTACGTACAGCTGAGTCCAACTTTTATGTTCGTGGTCTGCTTGTCTTGTTGTGTGCATGACTTTATCCAGTTAGCCTCTCCAACCAAACACAGTTTAAATTATTTACCTGCCCACCACCGTGGCTAACTGTTAGCTTCAgagcacaacacaacacaacacgtATATCTCCCCTGGGGATTCTGTGTCAGACCTGAACGATAAACTGGACTTCTGCCTTTGGTCAGATTTTCGGCGAGTGACACACCTGCTCAGCTGGACTGAGGTCAGGTGATGACAATGCCAGTGAGGAGCATCCCACTGCTGGGTCATAAAAATCTCCCTGGCTGCATTTGCTGTATATTTCGGATCATCCTCCTCTTGCATTGTCCTACAGTTGGCAGACTACCTAAAAAAGGGGGCTACAGTTGCTTCACTGTTCACCCAATAtggatgtaaaaacaaaaaccttctAACccttctctttatacatccatggtataCAGCCATGGTACAAGTTGGATAATGGAACAAGCAGACATTTAAGCGCGCTGAATTGTATTGTACTTCTTAAGACAATGAAATCTGGAAATACCCCGAAAAATGGGGTTTTTCATTATACAACGTGAATAACTGCAAATGAATTATACTTCATGCACGGACCCCATGACCACAATACAGTAGAGCTATTTTTTTGTGATAAGAATGATACTGATTGTGAAAGACTGTTTATTTTGAACCTCTTTATCTTATATGGAAATATTACATTCACAAATGCAAATGAACTAAAAAGAAACCACAcataaaacaattcaaaataGAAACCGGGGACTAAATTGAAACATTATATGGACTGAAGAACAGTGAAGCAATTAAAACAGTAGAAGTGTGTAAAGATTcaaatattttcctttaatgCCTTTGTCGTTtgttacattattgttgttactTGTTacttatgttttatgttttggttgAAGATAGTTAATGGTTTTAACATGATACAACTAAAAAAATACAGGAGAGCTGTAAGAAAATCTAAAAGAATAAGATCTAGTGTCTGATGCTCATTGAGAATCTGATCCGTATGTTGTGAGATCTGTGCTGGGCGGAAACAGGAGTGTGTAACATCAAAATGAGTCCCCGGTGCCAGCTTTCGTTCGTTTGGTTCCTACGAGGCGACGCTCGGATGAAACCTGCGGGAATAGCGCCATCTTCAGGAAAATACAAGTCTCggttattttttttgttgttgttaaatgtatttctgtatcAACTGTTGACAAAAGTGAACATACTCCTAACTATACCTAACtccaaactgtttttaaaagtgcaCTTTGTGCTTAGTCAGTGTAACTTAAATGGcgaaaagatttttttgttctCCACGCCAAAGTACAAATATCAAGTTTCGGGAAGCCTCTTATGACCTGCTCTCAGATTTTCTCACTAATCTTGACAatagaaacaaagaaaatctcAGCAATTTATCAAAATGTAGCGGAGACTTCAAAGAGAAAAAACTAATGGGTGAGTAACGGTTACATGTTCATTTTAACTTAGCTAACAAAGCTTTTAGCAAATTGTTTTTAGTGAAACTCAGAGTCACAGTAACAATTTTGCGAGTCGAATGAGGAtgatgcaaaatatttttttagacaaatGACCGTTAAATTGGAAAAATTTTAtgtatgaaatacattttatccGTTTTAAATTAGCTATAACGTCAAACATGAGACTTTCAACCGTTATCTGCAGAAACGACACCTTTTCTCGCTCAGGTATGCTTTCTTCATGCTTTATGCTGAAGCATTCAGGTAAAACATGTTCTTAATCTTTACGGACGGATCTTTATATCACACAGCTGTGACAATTAACAGCTAGACAGCCCTCACTGCTAACGATTTATGCACTTCACTGCTACATGTcatttaaaggatgggttcacaattgatcaagtctgtcttaaaacaacagtcaggtgtccacatgAACAGTGAAAAGAGGTTTTcatcgctgtaatcattcctcctgttcattccTCCCCTTcgcttacattgaaagtgcattatgaagggaatttaatggtcagtatgaacaggaggaatgattattgCAAGAAAAaccaatgttcatttgggcacctgactattgttttaagacagatttgaaaacgttaactaatttaaaacatgattttaaacaCGCATCTTCTATGGATGCAACTAATTTAATTACTACATTAAAAGAAGTATAGGCTtatggtactgtatgtgttttcatgttgtcaTCCTTTCAGCTGGGGGCAGAGCTGTCTCACTCTAACACCTTGAATAATTTAAGTCAGCAGGTAGGAGTGCTGTGTTACAGGACTATCTCTGAATGCCCCACTAAGCCTCGCTGTGCCTTGTCATCACTGGGAGGTCTTTCATACATCTGGAATTATGAGCCCTGTCATAACTGAGGCCAATTCTTAATACAAACTCCTCGAGATACCTGAGTCTCCCTGCTGCCAGTACCTCCGCAGACAATCCCTaccagagaggaggagcagatgGAAAGCAGGCTTTAATGACTTATATAATCTACATCCAAATGATTGCTTGTAGTTTACATAACAGCTCAAATAAAACGTGGATAACTCTGTGTGAAGTTCCGTCTTATTTCATTTACATGCCTCCCCAGGTGTGAGCGCTGATGCTTTCATAACTGTCGGCTTACTGAAGTACTGTAACTTACCGTTTTCACAGTTTCAACGCAGGGTGTGATTTTTGAATAGGAGGAACTTCCAGATAAATACTTGAGTTTCTTTTAAACTGCTGGCCAGTCTCGATATCATTTTGCCAGTGTTTGGCTGGTGGGCGGTGTTCAGAACCCAGCATGTTTGTGATtcagtgttaaatgttttacttGCACCACCCTCAGCTGTTATTCCACgtaaaaaaaatcaggattttCACTACCTGTTGTTATTGGACCATCTGGGcctgtgtgttattttatttcatcatccAGGGGAACGATT is a genomic window of Thunnus maccoyii chromosome 20, fThuMac1.1, whole genome shotgun sequence containing:
- the LOC121886711 gene encoding cytochrome c oxidase assembly factor 3 homolog, mitochondrial; translation: MADKTPKESDAPFATRIDPIKEGLSKEQMYYIRQVELEQWKKKTQKLRTRNVVTGLAIGALVLGIYGYTFYSVSQERIMDEMDEEAKRARMQGPKTGAN